The genomic segment aaccatacgtgtaacatgatcttccagatggcaatactagtgttccgtcaatccgagactgtgccgatggcagcagtgcctcgcactcgacttcaaggttcatctcaggtatccaatcggaaaccacttccctttcttccaggtttcctatcgtcgcctcgattataccgcgatggtatgagttgctcccatcctcaatctattctcccatcgccataagtcttatagcagcagtggctgcatcacacttaatctgaatgtcaatgggtcggatatctagaatagtctgcagtgccctagtgggtgtggtcctcatcgctccgcctatgccaagacaacatgttctctgaacctgttgtatggtccttatgtttcaCCTTTTctgcatagcagtccaccaaactaatgaggcgtaattaggtattggtctaatcacgctcctgtagagccagtggactatcctcggattctggcaccatttcgagcctacgacccgtctacatagtgcccaacatctgtgagccttctcagtacgctcctgaatgtgacacttttaCTTCAgtctcctgtccaagatcacatctaagtatttgaccatcTGACAAGGTGAAATCGAATcaccttattgaggaaacgtggtgcgtttaattggctaaccttcgtcttcctcatgaacaggcatatttcagtcttctctgggttaacattgagacctctggggctagcccagtcatatggcatatgcaagactctttcggcccttctgcatagctcgttcggatctttatcccttggaagtattatatcatcgtctgcatagcagacgggttcaaatccctcctcagtcagcatccttaataggtcatatgcacccataggagtggcgtgccttgtgccactttctcccttatatttatgccatgggacagaCAATTTATCCTGTCCCTTAGcacatggtttatccagtctctatggATCGGGTCCAACCGGTACTGGTCtatggattggatcagtgtgtcgctccgcacattatCTCTTtaaaaagtcggtaatggttccatcgtcggatccctgttcgttattcggtattgggtttccattccctgtactgcctgatgttttaatattagtatCTTTGGCTATCTtattcttccaaatcttaagtaaatgggcttcttgtttggaagtaggtgatggtaccatcatcggcagctcatcatttgcatGGGTGGACCCTACACAGAGGTCCACAAATGTTCGAAAAACCGATCTATTAACCAGatgctccacttgggaccgatgatcttgTAGAATCCTACcgaatgcactgccgatattgatgagtGCATAAGTCACCTCATCTCTGTTTTGCTTCCttgctccttaccattctcagcgaccatcttcccatTCCTTGATGGCTGTGAACCCGAAAGTCACAGACCTCCATGacgactcaggggccgtgcgagcctccttcgttcctgttccgactttgtctacctccgcaggacactgtctggagtctccattgcggaatGGTTGGCTTGGTTTCCCTAGAGTACTTGAAGCGGGgggctctttttcttcttcagcatttaagCAGTATTATGCTCTTCAGGAGATCTGATTCCTGCGCTTTCCCCTGATTGCTCTGCAGGTACAtgctcctctgtctccttcgttaTTCCCCGGAtcactttctcggtctgcttgtgagcttagcaaagccattgctcacttctgccgtcaacCCGATGCCCTcttctctcgattcggctgcgatgactgtttcattgacaccgtcgctgtctgattccgagtcagaaacaccacctttacttaaaggctgaaAACGAACTATACATcactctggtttatccgtctcttcctcattaataagTCTGGCGACTAGTTGTATCAGGGACTAAGATATCTATTTTATATCTTCATTGCCGTGTCATACAAAAGGTCACGCAGAACGATGGTTTGTCGTGTTAACTTCTTTGGTGTATAAGAGTatacatgtaattttttttcgcgTAATGGGCACATTTGCTCAGTGTGTATTTTGAGATCCTGCAAATAAAGTTTACTCGTGTGTCTACTCTTGTTGACAATCTTTAATACAATTTGCCGAGGCTTAAAGTATTTAGTTAAGTTATTCATGTCAGCACCAAaaagaaccagtaaggaagggcaaaagtcgggcgatgccgactgtataatactctacacctactcTATATGTACAatgtggagctatatccaattctgattcAATTTTGATGTACCTcggcaagcaaatatgttcaaattgtaataactacggttgacaaatgacaacattatggcaaattacccaaaatctgacgagcatttatatgggatctatatctaattctaacccgatttcgagcaaacttctcagataatgtgatagtcgtggaggaaagcgttgtgcaaaattttggcaagattgatcaaacaatgcgcttgcagtggatctTTGGGTTGAAAATCAAGCGGTATACATatgtgacagttatatctaaatctgggccgatttttatgaatttcaccagtaatatcaaaagtcataagaaaattcttcccgcaaatttcgaaagaatcggttaaaaaatgagcactttattgcaatatttctcaaaatcggacgaacatatatatgggagctacatataaatctgaaccgatttcaagcaaacttctcatatattgtcgtagtcgtcgaggaaggcgttgtacaacattttgggagGATTGGTTAATAagtgcgcttgcaatggctctaggagtaaaaatcgggcgatatatatatatatatatatatatatatatatatatatatatatatatatatatgtatatatatatataaatcggatatatatatatatatatataaaaatcgggcgagatatatatatatatatatatatatatatacatatatatatatatatatatatacatatatatatatatatatatatacatatatatatatatatatatatatttatatatacatatatatatatatatatatatatatatatatatatatatatatatatatatatatatatatatatatatatatatatcgcccgatttttactcctagagccattgcaagcgcactTATTAACCAATCctcccaaaatgttgtacaacgatttttatgaaattcactcgtaatgtcgaaagtcatacgaaaattcttcctgccaaatttcgagaaaattggttaacaTATGACCTTTTCATTGCATtagtactgcaaatcggacgaaaatatatatggaagctatatccaaatctgatccgattttttccgagtccattggtatacttatcaatgtgtcaatctctcttccttttgggtgttacaaacaaatgcactaagttataataccctgtaccagagtagtggtgtagggtaatattacaaacaaatgcactaagttataataccctgtaccacagtagtggtgtagggtataaaaaaaataaaaaatcaaattcccATTTGATTTTTCTATATCTAAAGTCTCTTTTGATGGAGTTTTCTTATGATACGTTTTGTTAGATTTAATATCTAAATCTTCTACGATTGCAAGTCTATTGGAAGATGCTTGAGTTTGGACAGATGAATTTTTTGAAGCGCTAAAAACTGCATTGCTTGAATCTTTCTTACGCATGTTTGTATCACCAGATAGTTTCCGTTTCTTTGCACCTTTGACTCCCTTCTTCGTCAGTAGGGGTAAAATCATCGTGATTCATACTGCTCTCACCGCTGGATGGCAAAGGTCTTGAAATGTAGACTTGCGTTGAATTCGTATTTGACAATTTCTTAATatcaattgaagaaaaattttcatcattCGTTACCAGATTAGCAGGATATCCATTATTGTTTTTAAAGGATGATGATGCAAACGTCAAAGGTATAATGTCTTTCtccaaaaatccacaattttgagaGCCAGTCGTGTCCATGTCCACTAAAGCAGGCATCAAGCAAAAGTTTTCCAATGCCTGACTTACAATTGCTTTCAttgcctcccccttaccctaattttcagaaacgccagatctcagagatgggtggtgcgatttagatatttttagatcaatcacgacaatatgggactcaaaagaaaggtatttaggataaggaaacgtatctgatattgccaattgtcggaccaagtgctagggggacaaccacaagccccaaaacacccccaaatcggacatacttaccgaccatggcaatatgggactcaaatgaaaggtatttgcgagtggaatacgaatctaatatccaaatgttggaccacgtTTCCGGGGTTCCACCCCTTtgccaaaacacctcccaaactggacttattgactgaccatggcaatatggggctaaaataaaaggtatttgaatgcagaattcgaatctgatatccaaatatgggaccaagtgtttgcggAGCCGCGTCTCACCGAAAACGTCCCCCAaacgggacaaatttacgaccatagcaatatcgggctcaaatgaaaggtttttgggagtatagcacgaattttttatcaatattcgggaaaagtgtctatggggccaccccaaccccacaataccacccaaatagtaagtattttctgactattgcaatatgaagctcaaataagtgggtttttagagtggaacacgaatccgatttatattttcaaggccaactcactgagtggccgcccatcccccaaaacaccccccaagccggtcatgtttgccgactatggacaaattaaaggtatttgggagtagaccacatatctaaTATCAACctttgggaccaactgtctatgggacgtcccaccaccataacaacccccaagtaggacttatttgctcacaaagacaaagaaagagagtggagctaaatattcatagtttttagggccaatacccaaacccgacatatttgctgttatttgcaataaggagattaaatgagatcagaaaacgaatttgatacccaattttgagggcagtGGCAATATAgggtaaaaataaatgatatatagatatatgagaatagagcacgttgctgatatattttccgggcttagtgtttggaggaccactcAAGCCCCaacacacccctaaatctgtcatatttaccgactatgtcaacgtggagcttaaatgaaaagtattaaggggtagagcaagaattgatacccacctcaagatacccctttcccaaaataccccacaaacagcaattttttacttaccatcgcaatatgggactcaaaccccttctccaaagggtaaaaatttttcgaccagtcaatatgtggctcaaatgaaaggtatttgagattacaaaacgaatttgttaacctattttggggccatgtgtttgggggacgcctcatcctttaaactcctcttaagccaatggcattatggggtttaaataaatggtattttagagaagaacacgatgttgatattttttcagggccaagtatctgggggaccatctctcccccgaaaacatcactaaatcagacatcatgagaatatcggtctgaaatgaagtattttaagaatggagtacaccttacatccaaacttaaattcgtagaccaataaagatcatatgagattcagacaaaggcacttatattgttgaactgttagtcaagttagcatggtatttcactaatagatctttaattgtcaaaaatagatattccaaggaaactttcgTTCCATATAAAGCTCTTTTACCCTTGCCGAATTGCAGGCACCTACGTCTGTCTGCAAACTGCTAGGAAAGAGTATACCTTTGCCTTTCATTACATTAATTGTGTGATGGTTGAGTTGGTAGAGTATGCGCTTTGCATTTGAAGGGACCTGAGTTCAAACTACGTTGGCAGCAAAAAGTGAACGTCAAAAAGAGTTTGAAGCGGTAAGGAAATAATAAGAAATACGCGAAAAGGGGGCAAAATCATGCAAATAATTTTTAGGTCATATAAATATCCCTACACTGTTTTTGTAGGACtcgaaaataaacatatttttcatGTCCTTCAGCAGGCGCTCATCGATGGGAGGTGCATGACATCGTGCCAATAACACACAATGTTATTTTGAAATGGTGTTTACATTTGTGTGGAAGTACTGGAAAGTGGCTTTGCAGGCACATGCGTATGTATGTATTTCGCCTCTTTTTGCTACTGGGACGTATCCTTTGACGCGCTTTTACCCGTCTTCTTGCAATTTGGATATATTTTCAGCTTATAAAATCCATAGTTACTTGTGGTTTTGATTATATTAACCGGAGTAAGGATTTTCTGAATAAAAtgtataaaatgaaataattttatagttacatacataaatttatgtaactttaaaactattttaaaagGACTTCACAAAAGCGGATAGTTATCTGCTTCTTTGGATATTTCTCTGCTGCAAAAATCCATGATTGCGGTTTAAAAGATATTAGATGCAGTTTTGATTTAACAAGTAGAATAtctaaaatgaaaacaagtaagaacgtgctaagttcggccgggccgaatcttatataccctccactatggatcgcatttgtcgaattctttgcgcggtatccctttttaggcaaacagagaatattgaataagaactgttattgctattggagttatatctagttaaagtccgattcggaccataaatgaatgctgaacattgtagaagtcatagtgtattatgtcagttcattcggataagaattgcaccctcttgaggctcaagaactcaagatcccagatcggtttaaatggcaactatatctgggtatggaccgatttagaccatacttaccacacttgttggaagtaataccaaaacaccacgtgcaaaattaaaggcaaatcggataagaattaccccCTATAgtaagtcaagaagtcaaaaccccatatcggtttatatggcagctatataatgtaatgaaccaattttaacaatacttggcacagttgttggaagtgataccaaaacaccacgtgcaaaatttcagtcaaatcggacgagaattgcgccccctagaggctcaagaagtcaagacccaagatcggattataagatcggattatatatcaCAACATAGACCGttttggcccacttacaatcccaaacgacctacaacGTTTCTAAAcgaccttgaaatatttattttcgacaattaaagagcttttagtgaaataccatgttacgaaaatagtatatcgcttgacttgcagtctgaatcccatatcttTATTGGACTcccttcttaaaatactttatttcagcccgatattctgacttaggggtgttttcggggatgaggtggtcccccagttacttggccctaaaataatagcagcatcgtgctcttctttcaaataccatttatttaaaccccatattgccattggtttaggggagtttacactatGAGGTGTCCCCCAtacaccccaaaataggttatcaaatttgttttctaatctcaaatacctttcatttgagccacatattggcatagtcgaaaaatttttactctttgggggaaggggtgatgccctaaatacatggtcctacatttggacatcaatttcgtattctactcccaaatacttttatttaagccccatattgcgatgatcagtaaaaaattgatctttgaggggtatttttggaaagggttagactcacagaaaattggtccccccaatacctttcatttaagctccacatcgacatggtcgataaatatgcccgaaaattggatttcaaattcgttttctaatctaatttaaactccttgttgcaaaagtcagcaaatatgtccggtttgggttattggccctaaaaactataaatatttagttccactctttttaagacacaagttgtcttggtgagcaaatacgtcctatatgggggttgttatggttatgggacgtctcctagagagttggtcccaaatgttgatatcagataggtggtctacttccaaatgcctttaatttaagcccaaaatttgcatagtcggcaaacatgaccggcatgGGGGGTGTTATTGGGGATCGGCGgttactcagtgagttggccttgaaaatatatatcgaattcgtgttctactctaaaatccctcttatttgagtctcatatagtcagcaactacttcctatttgggtggcgttgtggtggtggggcggcccatagacacttttcccgaatattgatatcagattcgtgctttacttccaaagacctttcatttgagcccaatattgctacggtcgtaaatttgtcttcttggggggatgttttttggggagaagcggccccccaaacacttggtcccatatttggatatcagattcaaattctgcactcaaatacctgcTATGTAAAACCcataatcccatggtcagtaaataagtcctgtttggggggtgttttggggaaggggtggaccccagaaatgtggtcccacatttggatattatattcgtattcttctagcaactacctttcatttgagtcccataatgccttggtcggtaaatatgtccgattttggggtgttttggggtttggggtggtccccctaacacttggaccgacaattggatatcagatagtttttcttatcgtaaatacctttcatttgagtcccatattgtcgtaattggtgtaaatacatgtttggtaggttttagggtggggcagtaccccatccgaaatttggataccaaatttttatttttagggtactatatgagagcacacaaaatttcgcttaattcgcacgacccatctccgagatctggcgtttctgaaaattagggtaagggtccGTTTGGGGCACTCCTTTAATTccaattttgaaggcaaacggtGATTTGAGGATTTGCGGTGTCTTCAACGTCACATTAAATAGATTTTCGTTGGATTTTAAATATCCCTTGCCCAGAATCAGGGGTCATGAGTTTTTCGCATCGTTAAAGGGTGGTGAAGTTTCACGAAGCTTGATTTATCCATTGCTTATAGTCAGATTGTTTTGTATGAAGATTCTCAATTTTTATGTGCACGGAGCACGCATATTGGTGGAAGGTGAAGCGACTACCATTTGGTGTCAAGACGGCTGCTGCCATTTTTCAAAAGACAATGGAAAATCTTTTAACGGATATTCCATATGTTGTTGTTTACCCGGATAACATTACCATCACTGGCAAAAATATGCAGGAGCATATCAGAACTTTGAAGCGAGTACTTCAAAAACTTCAATCTTCAGGattgaaattcaatttaaataaattcgtttttttcaaTCGGAAATTTTCTATTTGGGATTTTACATCGACAAACACAGATTGAGAAAGAACAATGACCGGATTTCATTAATAATCTCGTGTCCTATTCACAAAAATACTTCTGAATTACGAGCTATTGTGGGCATGGCAAATTATTATTCGAAATTTATTTatgattttgcaaaatttatatCTCCACTGTACAATTTATTAAACAAAGATGTATCCTTCGATTGATTAATTTTAATCCTGACTTCCCAATCATATTAACTACTGATGCTTCGAATAATGCGGTAGCTGGGATTTTATCACACAGTTTTCCTGAAACAGCTAACATTTTGTCCAGAGTTGTAGACTGTATCTCCAACGGCACACTCAACAATATTTCAGGTGCCAATTTCACACCATTTCGGGAAAAGTTTACCCAACTAACCATTGAATATGGTTGCATTTTATGGGGTTACCGAACAATAATACCCGAGAAACTGAAAGAAATGGTTCTAAATGAACCTTATCGTTCTCATTTTGAATTAGTCAAAACTAAAGCCCTTGCAAGGTCATACATATGGTGGCCAGGCCTTGACAAAGACATCGAGAACTCAATCAAGAACTGTCTACAGTCCCAAAAACTTCAATCCAGTGCTAAGAAAAGCAGTTTAATATCATGGGTGCCAAATGATTCGGTATGGAGTACATGTTGATTTTGCTGGTCCGATAAGTAATTATGACTTTTTAATCGTCATTGATTCTTTTTCAAAGTTTGTGGAAGTCTTCAAGAAATTACGACAGCATTCACTGTTTCAACGTTACGAGAACTGTTCTCACGCTATGGTATTGTCGACACACTTGTTAGTGACAATGGTACACAATTCACGTCACATGACTTTCaaacaattttgtccttaaatgGAATTAAACACATTTTAACTGCACCTGGACGTCAACTAATGGTCAAGCTGAGAACTTtgttaaaacattaaaaaaatctatAGATGCAAACTTGGAGCAGATAAAGATGCCAACTTAGactaaattttatgtcgatttttaatggactatCGCAACATGACCCATTGTAGCACTGGTGAATACCCAGCAAAGATTTTCTTTGGCAGAAAATTAATAACCCAGTTCAGTCTTTTAAAACCACCAACGACTAAAAAAAGATAATAAATGCACAAGAAAACAACGTTCGCAACCACAAAGGGAACCGACATATTCAATTTGCCGAAGTTAATGGTACGCAATTACAGTAATCCTAGGAGGGAGGAAGAGTAGTAAGAAATCCAGATTCAGTTAAAAACAGCAATTACGATATCAATTGATAATGTACAATTTTTCTTTCATAATTCCATTGATTTGGTTTGTACTTGATTGACATGTTATTTACAATTTTAGGAGGAGCATAAAGACTATTCAGTATTAACATGGTTACGTTCCAGTCTAATCTACGTTTTCCACCTCTTTTTATTACCTCTTTATCCGCAAGAACAAGTGTTAAATACTCTCACTCTCGCTTTTTCTATTCATCTGCTTGCATCTCTTTAATATAACCATGCACACACACTTATAGGCAATCATTTTTCTGTACATTCCTAGTTAAACATTTTAAGTTCTAAGCTTTGTTTTGTTAATAATAAAGATCACTCTGTATTTGGAATTCAATTGCAACGCATCATTTTTCTGCCGTGTTAATACACCACATCTAGACTTGAacaggtctaccgctttgctgttactggcgagaacagacgtctcagtcattgtgtccgttatgacaggtcactgtctaatggaaaacatgctgacagactgaaggttgccagtaacaacttttccagaagctgtgaggacatccaagaagaagaaactatagaagaccttctgtgtatgtgtcccgcactggcagtcagaaggagttccatttcaggttctcatttctttgagaacctgtctgattgaGCGGATGTgatcattcgcaagttgttgggctttttatagcgatctggatggttcaatggtaggaactagaaggcatattccttcttatttaaatatggtatcacttatttaaatatggtatcacaacgtctaagtgagtctgatagcagactacctcttataaagggtgatttttttgaggttaggattttcatgcattagtatttgacagatcacgtgggatttcagacatggtgtcaaagagaaagatgctcagtatgctttgacatttcatcatgaatagacttactaacgagcaacgcttgcaaatcattgaattttatttccaaaatcagtgttcggttcgaaatgtgttcattcaccgtaacgttgcgtccaacagcatctttgaaaaaatacggtccaatgattccaccagcgtacaaaccacaccaaacagtgcatttttcgggatgcatgggcagttcttgaacggcttctggttgctcttcactccaaatgcggcaattttgcttatttacgtagccattcaaccagaaatgagcctcatcgctgaacggtgaatgaacacatttcgaaccgaacactgattttggtaataaaattcaatgatttgcaagcgttgctcgttagtaagtctattcatgatgaaatgtcaaagcatattgagcatctttctctttgacaccatgtctgaaatcccacgtgatctgtcaaatactaatgcatgaaaatcctaacctcaaaaaaagcACCCTTTATCTAATCATACCTAACTATGTCATGAGTggagtctgattcaagttttcagTTGATAAGGGACATTCTTTTTTATGGCTGAATCTAAACTCGAACTGTATtttgagatagctcccatatacgagtagaccgaaaattaaaaaatttcacccCTTGAAGGCACATAGACCGAATTTTCATtagatttcttttaaataaggAAAAATTAGTTGCATTCGCCCATTCTATATCTCGTCCAACCATAGTTCCAAGAATTCCTATTTCGATACGCATCATGTTCCAAATATTTTCTACACAGGCTCACATTTcgctatagatgccatatactTGATCAATTTTATAATATGCCTTTTTGTGCTCATGATGAAGTTATTCATTTAATTTCCATGAAAGGCTCACAGAGATCGAATCAGCGCTATAATTTTGTGTCAGTATAAAGCTCGCGCCGAAAATCCATCGTGGTAGGTATACAAAAGTTGTTGCGAAGGCACCGAATGATATGGATTATCGAATGCTTTTATTCGACTTATTGGCTCAAGATTGAAATGGAAGATCATGGATTTATAGCATGGATATTTTTTGTCGTTTTATTGGCGGTACCCAAACGGATGGACAGGACGGGGCTAAGACGGCTATGCCAGGGACATATTGGGATAGTACCAGTATACCTGTGGGGTCAAAAGGCATACGGACCCCAGTATATATGATTCCAGCCATGGTATATGCCATCTGCCTGGCGATACCCCATTATGATAAGTGCCCCTGGTTGACATCACCAATGGCCGACCATACACCGAAGAGACCAGACGTATTGACATATGGCTCATCTTTTCGGCAGGCGTTGGAAAGTGCTTTGTGTTGTTGCTTTGGCGATTATTGGGTGGATGAGCTATAGCGATAGCTTTGTGCTGGAATTATAGTTATGAAGACAGCACAGTATATTTTGTTGGAATTCATTTCGATTCGTTGTTGCTTAATGCCCATATTCATAAAACTTAAAAGAAGCGTTAGAGTtggcttatttgacagattcCAGCAAAACTGTCTAATAAGCCTACTATGAAGCTGTTTTGGGTTCGGTGAATACGGGTGTGAGTCTATATGTTTTGCTTTATTCATATGTATGTAGGCCGGCATGACAGAGATGTCACCtcgaagtattgctattg from the Stomoxys calcitrans chromosome 1, idStoCalc2.1, whole genome shotgun sequence genome contains:
- the LOC131996789 gene encoding uncharacterized protein K02A2.6-like; its protein translation is MVLNEPYRSHFELVKTKALARSYIWWPGLDKDIENSIKNCLQSQKLQSSAKKSSLISWVPNDSVWICGSLQEITTAFTVSTLRELFSRYGIVDTLVSDNGTQFTSHDFQTILSLNGIKHILTAPGRQLMVKLRTLLKH